From a region of the Trichoderma atroviride chromosome 6, complete sequence genome:
- a CDS encoding uncharacterized protein (EggNog:ENOG41), with protein MDRTYRLLVDYILDKWEERKAKATTASGIEHPIPRLIVAIAGPPGSGKTTIANQVANIINSLPSKSPKTIVISADGFHLPLATLRKLPNASEALARRGAPWTFDGHAAVSFIRKLKTNSRRQLVLAPTFDHAIKDPVADGLLIEADVDVCILEGNYLLCDEPPWDEIANLVDDKWFVHVEPDLACVRVASRHLAAGIETTMEGAVYRAKTNDLVNGEFILSKSRGRYDVMIESIEIKT; from the coding sequence ATGGATCGAACATATAGGTTACTTGTGGACTACATCCTCGACAAGTGGGAGGAACGGAAAGCAAAAGCGACAACTGCTAGCGGCATAGAGCATCCGATTCCACGCCTCATAGTTGCAATAGCTGGTCCTCCTGGCTCTGGAAAGACAACAATAGCCAACCAAGTTGCCAATATCATCAACTCTTTACCGTCAAAGAGCCCAAAAACAATTGTTATATCCGCCGACGGCTTTCATCTACCACTCGCTACGCTTCGAAAGCTTCCCAATGCATCCGAGGCTCTTGCTCGCCGCGGCGCGCCCTGGACTTTTGACGGACATGCAGCAGTGAGCTTCATTCGAAAGCTCAAGACCAATTCTCGCCGTCAGCTTGTCCTCGCTCCTACTTTTGACCACGCAATCAAAGACCCAGTAGCCGATGGACTACTGATAGAAGCTGATGTGGACGTATGCATACTGGAAGGCAACTATCTTCTCTGCGACGAGCCTCCATGGGATGAAATTGCAAATCTCGTCGATGACAAGTGGTTCGTTCATGTGGAACCAGATCTCGCTTGCGTGCGAGTTGCGTCTCGGCATCTGGCTGCCGGCATTGAAACAACGATGGAGGGGGCAGTCTACCGAGCAAAGACAAACGACTTGGTTAACGGCGAATTTATTCTGTCAAAAAGTCGGGGCAGATACGATGTAATGATAGAAAGTATAGAAATAAAGACTTAG